In the Candidatus Roizmanbacteria bacterium genome, GGCCGGTCAGGATTATTCACTCACCCAGTGAAATAGATAAAATATCCAAGGGAGATATTCTGGTTGCGCCACAGACAAATCCAGACTACGTTCCTGCAATGAAGAAAGCCGCTGCAATTGTAACGGAAAAGGGAGGAAGAACGTCGCATGCGGCAATAGTTTCACGAGAGCTTGGAATACCTGCGGTTGTTGGAGCAGAGTCTGCCACAACGAAACTAAAAAACGGGGAGATAGTTACTGTTAATGGAAGTACCGGTGAGGTTTTCAAAGGTGCGATCAGTGGTTCCACCTCCGCTAAAGCTTCAGCGAAAGAGCAGGCAAAACTTATCGCCGAAGACCGAAATCTGAAAACTTTAACTAAGGTATATATTAACTTGGCTGAACCAGAGCAAGCGGAAAAACTCGCCAAACGTCATATCGATGGAATCGCCTTTGCGTGCTGAGTTTATGATAGCGGGTATTGGAACACATCCAAAGTATCTAATCACTGGGAGACAACATGAGTTTGTTCGAAATTAACAAACGATCTCATTAAGTTCGTAAAACCATTTAATCCCCGACCAGTTATCTATCGAGCAACTGATTTTAAGACAAACGAATATAAAAACCTCAAATGGTGCGGAGTTCGAAAACAGGAAGAAAACCCAATGCTTGGTTTCCGAGTGCTTCACGTTACATTGCAGATCCGGAAGAGTTTATGTTGGAGCTCGAGGCAATCGCAAATATCTGGAAAATGGGGTACAGTAATCTTCATTTGATGATACCGTTCATCAGAAGACCATGGGAACTTATTCAGATCAAAGCAATGATCACAAAGCTGGCCTTTTCAATCTTCCTGGATTTAGATTGCTCATTATGGTTGAGGTTCCAGCGGCTGCACTCGAACTTGAGAACTTTCTGAAGATTGGGGTCGATGGTGTCTCGATTGGAACGAATGATTTAACAATGATGCTTCTTGGGTTGACCGGACAATGAACATGTAGCTTCGGTTTATGACGAAAGATCGGACGCCGTTGTCGAGTACTTGAACATATCGTAAAGACCTGCGTAAAATATAAAGTAAGTTGTTCAATCTGTGGTCAGGCAGCGTCCGACTACTCAGAGCTAGTAGAGAAATTGGTCATAGGGATTACGAGCGTATCGGTAAATCCAGATGCGATTGAGCGAACAAGAAGATTGATCTATGACATTGAGCGAGCACATTTTAAAAACTAGCGAAAATAGCTACAAAGCTAAATGGTTGACATGCTTAAAGCTATGCAGCCATCCAGCCATGTTAACTATTAAACAAATTACCGCCTACGAAATAATTGACTCAAGAGGTTATCCTACTGTTGAAGCAGCTGCATTAATGAGTAACGGGCGTACTATTAGGACAAGCGTACCATCTGGAACTTCTGTCGGGAAGTATGAAGCTCTAGAACTACGTGATAAAGATGACAAGAGATTTGATGGAATGGGAGTTACAAAGTCCGTAAGTATCATCAATGATGTACTTGCACCTAAATTAGTTGGAGTTTCTCCCAGTAAATTCAGAGAAATTGACGAATGGATGATTAAGGCAGATGGAACTAAGAATAAGAGCAAGCTAGGTGGCAATACCACTCTTGCTATGTCTCAGCTTTTTATTAAGTCCGCCGCTCAGGAAGAAGGAATGTCTACATACAGTTTTGTTAATAGAGAGTATAAAAATAGGTTTAAGTCAGAGATGCCGTTACAGAAAATACCTACACCAATCTTTAATATTATTAACGGTGGAAAACATGCGAATAATAATCTCGAGTTCCAAGAGTTCCAGGTAATTCCTTCATCATCACTCCCCTACACCAAGGCTTATCAGATCGGAGTCGAGATTTTTCACGAACTTAAAAGAGTCTTGCTTTATAGAAATGCAAATGTCTCGGTTGGAGAAGAGGGAGGATTTGCACCAAACTTCACAACGAACATAGACGCAATTGAGGTAATTAATGAAACAGTACTTCAAAAAAATCTTAAGATGGGACTCGATATATTTCTTGGACTCGATGTGGCTTCTTCACATTTTTTCAAGGATGATAGATATTATGTAAAGGATAAGCCCCATCCTTTAACAAAAGATGAGTACCTTGAGTTTATTGTCAGCCTCACAAAAAACTATTCTTTATTATGTCTTGAGGATCCTCTAAATCAAGATGACTTTGAAGGTTGGTCAAAACTATTAAAAACTATGGCCCGTGACATTTATCTTATTGGGGACGATCTTCTTGCAACTAATAAAGAAAGACTTCTCAGAGCTATTAAGGATAAAGCATGTAGCATGGTGCTCGTGAAACCAAATCAAATTGGAACTATCTCAGAAATCATGGAGGTTGTTCAGATAGCTAAGGCAAATGATCTTGCCGTGCTGGTATCCCATAGATCGGGAGAAACAAATGATGACTTTATTGCAGACTTTGCTGTTGGAGTTCAGGCAGACTTCGTTAAGTTTGGAGCACCTTCACGAGGTGAGCGCGTCGCAAAGTACAATCGTCTCTGGCAGATTGAACGAGAAAAACTCTCTAAGTAACTTCGTATTCCGTATATCGTATCGCGTATTTCGTATTCTGTGCTATATTTTGCTCTATACTAGATACGTTATACCAAATACGATATACGAATCATGATAGGTAGAATAAAAGGCAAACTAGTTGAGATCAATGGGAACATTGGTCTTGTTGAAACTTCATCAGGGCTTTCGTACGAAGTTTTTCTTCCACCAGCTTTATGCTCATCCGTCTAAACACCGCAGTAAGATTGAGACACATCTTAGGTCCGTGACGACGCTCACATTCTGTTTGGCTTAGGATAAAAAGATAAAGAGTTATTTAAGCTTCTACTTTCAGTTTCGAGTTGGACCAAAAACTGCATTTCAGGTCACTTATACTGGTAGCGATGAACTGATCTCGGCAGTTCAGACGAATGACGTTGCTATTTTCAAAAATTCCAGGACTCGGAAAGACTCAAAGAAAATTATTCTTGAACTTTCCAGAAACTGAAGTCGAGTTCGATATGCAAAAATGAATCTAAGCGATGAAGACAAAACGGTAGTTATGCACTTATGGCTCTTGGTTACAAATCTCAAGAAGCAAAAAACAAGCTCTCAGTAAAATTTCAAAAGGATTATCGATTGAAGAAAAAATAAAAGAAGCCCTCAAAAACACTGCTACAAAAATAACTTTTAACTGCTCACGCTCATAAATTCTTTTCCAGATTACCACGTATCCAAATATGAAAGAAATTCGAAGAATGGGGATTTATTTGGCTTTGGAGTATAATTGGAAGCATGTCAGGAAATGAGATTACAACGCTTAGACCTTTAAAGATTACTGAGTATATCGGGCAGAGTGCGGCGGTACGAACTCTAAAAGTATTTATAGAAGCGGTTAAGAAAAAGGGTTTGCCAACAGAGCACATTCTGCTCTATGGACCTCCAGGAATTGGAAAAACTACGTTAGCAAACATCATAGCTCATGAACTCGATGGAGAGATGAAGGTCACATCGGGTGCCGCAATGCAAAAGTCTGGAGATCTTGCAGCGATACTTACCAATCTTAAGGACAATGACATCTTATTTATTGATGAAATTCATCGACTACCTAAAACGGTTGAAGAGATGCTCTA is a window encoding:
- the eno gene encoding phosphopyruvate hydratase, translating into MLTIKQITAYEIIDSRGYPTVEAAALMSNGRTIRTSVPSGTSVGKYEALELRDKDDKRFDGMGVTKSVSIINDVLAPKLVGVSPSKFREIDEWMIKADGTKNKSKLGGNTTLAMSQLFIKSAAQEEGMSTYSFVNREYKNRFKSEMPLQKIPTPIFNIINGGKHANNNLEFQEFQVIPSSSLPYTKAYQIGVEIFHELKRVLLYRNANVSVGEEGGFAPNFTTNIDAIEVINETVLQKNLKMGLDIFLGLDVASSHFFKDDRYYVKDKPHPLTKDEYLEFIVSLTKNYSLLCLEDPLNQDDFEGWSKLLKTMARDIYLIGDDLLATNKERLLRAIKDKACSMVLVKPNQIGTISEIMEVVQIAKANDLAVLVSHRSGETNDDFIADFAVGVQADFVKFGAPSRGERVAKYNRLWQIEREKLSK